A genomic window from Synechococcus sp. WH 8016 includes:
- a CDS encoding phosphatidate cytidylyltransferase: protein MISEGASSSKGKTKTGFDRKRLLSGLLAGAFGLLVVGLGGWWFTLALGVIVHLGLLEFFRMAQFKGMRPATKTTLVACQLLLLSTQWANSGGLPALLPDAVLPLSGAAICGWLLLQPVTGSIADIAASIFGLFYLGFLPSHWLRLRNLTDFEVAPILQRLSIDNSWLSSGLLITLAACLMVVASDIGSYMIGRRFGRHPLSPISPSKTIEGAIGGALCSVVVGALMASLMGWSLGWLSGGLLGALVALFALVGDLTESMMKRDAGVKDSGDALPGHGGILDRIDSYLFTPAVVYYALILIMPLLGN from the coding sequence GTGATTTCAGAAGGAGCAAGCAGCAGCAAAGGCAAAACCAAGACGGGTTTTGATCGCAAGCGCTTGCTCAGTGGACTGCTGGCTGGCGCTTTTGGGTTGCTGGTGGTGGGACTTGGCGGCTGGTGGTTCACGCTCGCGTTGGGGGTGATCGTGCATCTGGGCTTGTTGGAATTTTTCCGAATGGCCCAGTTCAAAGGCATGAGGCCTGCCACGAAAACCACGCTGGTGGCGTGTCAGCTCTTGCTTCTGAGCACGCAGTGGGCCAATTCAGGAGGCCTTCCGGCTCTTTTGCCTGATGCCGTGCTGCCCTTATCGGGTGCAGCCATTTGTGGTTGGTTGCTCTTGCAGCCGGTTACAGGATCGATTGCGGACATCGCCGCTTCCATTTTTGGTTTGTTTTATCTCGGCTTTCTTCCAAGCCATTGGTTGAGACTTCGCAACTTGACTGATTTTGAAGTTGCCCCCATTTTGCAACGGTTAAGCATTGATAATTCCTGGCTTTCATCGGGCTTATTAATCACTCTGGCTGCCTGTTTGATGGTGGTTGCGAGTGATATTGGCTCCTACATGATTGGTCGTCGATTCGGACGCCATCCCCTGTCTCCAATCTCTCCGTCAAAGACGATTGAGGGGGCGATCGGAGGAGCCTTGTGCTCTGTTGTGGTGGGGGCTTTGATGGCAAGCCTGATGGGCTGGAGCCTGGGGTGGCTAAGTGGTGGTTTGCTTGGAGCGCTGGTGGCGTTATTTGCTCTTGTCGGTGATCTGACCGAGTCGATGATGAAACGCGATGCAGGAGTGAAAGACTCGGGAGATGCTCTTCCAGGTCATGGGGGGATTCTGGATCGGATTGATAGTTATTTGTTCACCCCAGCGGTGGTGTATTACGCCTTGATTTTGATCATGCCTTTGCTCGGCAACTAG
- a CDS encoding DUF2993 domain-containing protein encodes MIAMNANSSGPLLQLLSNGLQIWIRGQCDDVGELKLNLQGSALQLLRGKLEGVSLTARKVSFQKLPLLRAELKSGALQAHINPSNPGQPIQLSHPFTIDGEVVLSGADLNRALASDRWRWLGDLISEQLMGLTPLQTLSIDDDLLELQAAVIATQDPVRARFGLQAAEGTIQITQLETGKSFLLPMDPGIHIDKANLKAGQLILQGKATVSP; translated from the coding sequence ATGATTGCCATGAACGCAAATAGCTCTGGCCCGCTGCTACAGCTGCTGTCCAATGGTCTGCAAATTTGGATCCGAGGTCAATGCGATGACGTCGGTGAGTTGAAGCTGAATCTCCAAGGATCAGCGTTGCAACTTCTGCGCGGCAAGCTGGAAGGTGTGTCCTTAACCGCCCGCAAAGTGAGTTTTCAGAAACTCCCCCTTCTGCGGGCTGAGCTCAAATCCGGTGCCCTTCAAGCCCACATCAATCCCTCCAATCCTGGCCAACCGATTCAGCTTTCCCACCCCTTCACCATTGATGGAGAGGTGGTCCTCAGCGGAGCCGATCTCAACCGTGCCCTCGCCAGTGATCGTTGGAGGTGGTTAGGAGATCTCATCAGTGAGCAATTGATGGGGCTCACACCTCTGCAAACCTTGAGCATTGACGACGACTTGCTGGAATTGCAGGCAGCCGTAATTGCAACCCAAGATCCTGTTCGCGCTCGGTTTGGTCTTCAGGCCGCGGAGGGCACCATTCAAATCACCCAGCTCGAGACAGGAAAATCGTTTTTATTGCCCATGGATCCCGGCATTCACATTGATAAGGCCAACCTCAAAGCAGGTCAATTAATCCTTCAAGGGAAGGCCACTGTCAGTCCCTGA
- a CDS encoding alpha/beta fold hydrolase, with amino-acid sequence MTNRRILENAASTLLDPLAREQLQGLEWLKLACTDGEADHYPVVTVGSGPPVLLLHGFDSSNLEFRRLVPLLKTTNTLIIPDLFGFGFCPRPEQISYGPELVLNHLDALLDTLPTDETIGVIGASMGGSVAMELARRHPERIDRLLLLAPAGLDGKPMPLPPVLDQLGVWFLGRPGVRRGLCRQAFADPDSNVGEPEIEIASLHLKVPGWARSLAAFARSGGFAGCGDPLPPQPLHVLWGEQDRILRAPQKRSAQELLGDKLESVANCGHLPHLDQPELVAKRWQASE; translated from the coding sequence TTGACCAACAGGCGCATTCTCGAGAACGCTGCATCCACCCTTCTCGATCCTCTGGCCCGTGAACAGCTCCAGGGCTTGGAGTGGTTGAAACTTGCCTGCACCGATGGGGAGGCAGACCACTACCCAGTGGTGACTGTGGGCAGTGGGCCACCGGTGTTGTTACTGCACGGATTTGATAGTTCCAATCTGGAATTCCGACGTCTGGTGCCCCTGCTTAAAACCACCAACACGCTGATCATTCCCGATCTGTTCGGTTTCGGGTTCTGTCCAAGGCCAGAACAAATCAGTTACGGACCTGAGCTGGTGCTCAACCATCTCGATGCCCTGCTCGACACCCTGCCAACAGACGAAACCATCGGTGTGATCGGAGCATCGATGGGTGGATCTGTCGCGATGGAACTGGCGCGGCGCCACCCCGAACGCATCGATCGCTTGCTGCTTCTTGCTCCAGCAGGACTCGACGGCAAACCGATGCCCCTGCCACCGGTGCTGGACCAACTAGGGGTTTGGTTTCTAGGCAGACCTGGCGTGAGACGCGGTTTATGCAGACAAGCCTTCGCCGATCCCGACAGCAACGTTGGAGAGCCAGAAATTGAGATTGCATCCCTGCATCTCAAGGTGCCTGGGTGGGCCCGTTCCTTAGCGGCCTTCGCCCGCAGCGGAGGGTTTGCCGGGTGTGGTGACCCCCTTCCCCCTCAGCCCCTGCATGTGCTCTGGGGTGAACAGGATCGAATCCTGCGCGCTCCTCAAAAACGTTCCGCTCAGGAATTATTGGGAGACAAGCTTGAATCGGTTGCCAATTGCGGGCATCTTCCCCATCTCGATCAACCGGAGTTGGTGGCGAAACGCTGGCAAGCATCAGAATGA
- a CDS encoding iron-containing alcohol dehydrogenase family protein, whose protein sequence is MTTSLVCHTHAIAPSRVIRGEQAWQQGLPAIADLCQRPALLGRSPATQGIRARLKADLIGCDLAVVESELQFDCCEDDLTRLQAQLQATACDAVIAAGGGKVLDAGKLLAHRLKLPCITVPLSAATCAGWTALANIYSPDGAFIADEALAACPDLLIFDHDLVRQAPNQTLASGIADALAKWYEASVGSGSSTDGIIQQAVQMARVLRDQLLIDAREAMAQPESEAWVRVAEACGLTAGVIGGLGGAQCRTVAAHAVHNGLTQLHACHSKLHGEKVGFGILVQLRLEERLGGNQLAAQSRRQLLPLLQELGVPVTLQDLGLGEAGLHELRAICSFACRPGSDLHHLPFDVTETDLLEALVSTDADSRSFSTSLETEA, encoded by the coding sequence ATGACCACGTCGTTGGTTTGCCATACCCATGCCATTGCTCCTTCCCGGGTGATCCGGGGAGAGCAAGCCTGGCAACAAGGTCTCCCCGCTATTGCTGATCTCTGTCAGCGACCTGCCCTACTGGGACGCAGCCCCGCAACCCAAGGCATTCGTGCTCGTTTAAAGGCCGATCTCATCGGCTGTGATTTGGCCGTTGTGGAGAGCGAACTCCAGTTCGACTGCTGCGAAGACGACCTCACACGCCTGCAGGCCCAACTTCAGGCAACAGCCTGTGACGCCGTGATTGCAGCCGGTGGAGGAAAGGTTTTAGACGCAGGAAAACTCCTGGCCCATCGACTCAAACTTCCATGCATCACGGTGCCGCTCAGTGCCGCGACCTGCGCCGGGTGGACAGCGCTTGCCAACATCTATTCCCCCGATGGAGCCTTTATTGCCGACGAGGCACTCGCCGCTTGCCCAGATCTTTTGATTTTTGATCACGACCTGGTTCGCCAAGCCCCGAATCAAACCTTGGCCAGTGGCATCGCCGACGCCCTAGCCAAGTGGTACGAGGCCTCTGTAGGAAGCGGATCCAGCACGGACGGAATCATCCAACAGGCCGTACAGATGGCCCGGGTGCTTCGCGATCAACTTTTGATTGATGCCCGCGAGGCGATGGCTCAACCGGAGAGTGAAGCCTGGGTTCGGGTGGCTGAAGCCTGTGGTCTCACCGCCGGGGTGATTGGTGGCCTTGGAGGTGCGCAATGCAGAACGGTTGCGGCCCATGCGGTCCATAACGGCTTAACGCAATTGCATGCCTGTCACAGCAAGTTGCACGGAGAAAAAGTGGGCTTCGGCATTCTTGTGCAGCTCCGGCTAGAAGAGCGCCTTGGCGGCAATCAATTAGCCGCCCAATCCCGTCGTCAACTTTTGCCTCTGCTTCAAGAGCTGGGTGTCCCGGTCACGCTCCAAGATCTTGGACTTGGAGAAGCTGGGTTGCATGAATTGCGCGCTATTTGCAGCTTCGCCTGCCGGCCAGGCTCCGACCTTCACCATCTCCCCTTCGACGTCACTGAGACGGATCTGCTGGAAGCTCTCGTGAGCACCGACGCAGACAGTCGCTCCTTCAGCACCTCGCTGGAGACCGAAGCTTGA
- a CDS encoding ATP-dependent Clp protease ATP-binding subunit, which translates to MFERFTEKAIKVIMLAQEEARRLGHNFVGTEQILLGLIGEGTGVAAKVLKSMGVNLKDARVEVEKIIGRGSGFVAVEIPFTPRAKRVLELSLEEARQLGHNYIGTEHLLLGLIREGEGVAARVLENLGVDLAKVRTQVIRMLGETAEVGAGGGGGAKGSTKTPTLDEFGTNLTQLATESKLDPVVGRHKEIDRVIQILGRRTKNNPVLIGEPGVGKTAIAEGLAQRIQQGDIPDILEEKRVLTLDIGLLVAGTKYRGEFEERLKKIMEEIKSAGNVILVIDEVHTLIGAGAAEGAIDAANILKPALARGELQCIGATTLDEYRKHIERDAALERRFQPVTVGEPSIPDTIEILRGLRERYEQHHRLKITDAALDAAATLGDRYISDRFLPDKAIDLIDEAGSRVRLLNSKLPPAAKEVDKELRAVQKEKEDAVRDQDFGRAGELRDKEVELREKIRTLLQSSREESPVNSGDTGQTSEGAVGEALSSDSAEGSTAQPQLLTTPIVDEEDIAHIVASWTGVPVQKLTESESVKLLNMEETLHKRLIGQDEAVKAVSKAIRRARVGLKNPNRPIASFIFSGPTGVGKTELTKALAAYFFGSEEAMIRLDMSEFMERHTVSKLIGSPPGYVGFNEGGQLTEAVRRRPYTVVLFDEIEKAHPDVFNLLLQLLEDGRLTDSKGRTVDFKNTLIIMTSNIGSKVIEKGGGGLGFEFSGENAEENQYNRIKSLVNEELKQYFRPEFLNRLDEIIVFRQLNREEVKDIAEIMLKEVFARIGDKGITLTVSNAFKERLVEEGYNPAYGARPLRRAVMRLLEDSLAEEVLTGRIKEGDSAEVDIDHDKKVVVRHLNTTTPVTPQLANAGV; encoded by the coding sequence ATGTTCGAGCGGTTTACCGAGAAGGCCATCAAGGTGATCATGCTGGCCCAGGAAGAGGCCCGTCGCCTCGGCCACAACTTTGTTGGAACAGAGCAGATTTTGTTGGGTTTGATCGGTGAGGGCACTGGCGTCGCCGCCAAAGTGCTCAAGTCGATGGGCGTCAACCTCAAGGACGCTCGGGTTGAAGTTGAAAAAATCATTGGAAGGGGATCAGGCTTTGTTGCCGTTGAGATTCCTTTCACTCCCCGTGCCAAGCGCGTCCTTGAACTCTCCTTGGAAGAGGCGAGGCAGTTGGGTCACAACTACATCGGCACCGAGCACCTGCTCTTAGGCCTGATCCGCGAAGGCGAAGGGGTTGCGGCACGCGTGCTCGAAAACCTCGGAGTCGACCTGGCGAAGGTGCGCACTCAGGTGATTCGCATGCTTGGTGAAACAGCTGAAGTGGGAGCTGGAGGTGGTGGCGGAGCCAAAGGGTCCACCAAAACTCCAACGTTGGATGAATTCGGCACCAACCTCACCCAACTGGCAACTGAATCCAAACTGGATCCGGTCGTTGGACGTCACAAAGAAATCGATCGGGTGATCCAGATCCTCGGCCGACGCACAAAAAACAACCCTGTTCTTATCGGGGAACCAGGAGTTGGCAAGACGGCTATTGCTGAGGGCCTTGCTCAGAGAATTCAGCAGGGGGATATCCCAGACATTCTTGAAGAGAAGCGCGTTCTCACACTCGATATCGGCTTGCTCGTTGCAGGCACGAAATATCGAGGGGAATTTGAGGAGCGGCTCAAGAAGATCATGGAAGAGATCAAATCAGCCGGCAATGTGATCTTGGTGATCGACGAGGTTCACACCTTGATCGGTGCTGGAGCGGCTGAAGGTGCCATAGATGCCGCCAACATCCTCAAGCCAGCACTGGCTCGTGGCGAACTCCAATGCATCGGAGCCACCACCCTTGATGAATACCGCAAACACATTGAGCGCGATGCGGCCCTGGAGCGTCGCTTCCAGCCCGTCACCGTGGGCGAACCTTCCATCCCAGACACCATTGAAATTCTGAGGGGACTGCGCGAGCGCTACGAGCAGCACCATCGCCTCAAAATCACCGACGCGGCCCTCGATGCAGCAGCAACCTTGGGGGATCGTTATATCTCCGATCGTTTCCTCCCAGATAAGGCCATCGATCTCATTGATGAAGCTGGAAGCAGAGTTCGTTTGCTGAATTCCAAGCTTCCCCCTGCCGCCAAGGAAGTGGACAAAGAGCTCCGCGCTGTCCAGAAGGAAAAAGAGGATGCTGTTCGCGATCAAGACTTCGGTCGCGCAGGAGAACTCCGCGACAAAGAAGTTGAGTTGCGTGAAAAGATCCGCACGCTGCTGCAAAGCAGCCGAGAAGAGTCCCCTGTTAACAGCGGGGATACCGGCCAAACCAGCGAAGGTGCGGTGGGAGAGGCTCTGTCCTCCGATTCAGCGGAAGGATCAACAGCCCAACCTCAACTCCTCACCACTCCGATTGTGGACGAGGAAGATATCGCTCACATCGTGGCCTCCTGGACTGGAGTCCCCGTTCAGAAGCTCACCGAGAGCGAGTCCGTCAAATTGTTGAACATGGAGGAAACGCTCCATAAGCGTTTGATTGGACAAGATGAGGCGGTGAAAGCGGTTTCCAAGGCGATTCGGCGGGCACGCGTTGGCCTGAAAAACCCCAATCGTCCGATTGCCAGCTTCATTTTCTCTGGCCCCACCGGCGTTGGTAAAACCGAGCTCACCAAGGCTCTCGCCGCCTATTTCTTCGGTAGCGAAGAAGCGATGATCCGTCTCGACATGTCGGAATTCATGGAGAGGCACACGGTCAGCAAATTGATCGGTTCACCTCCTGGATATGTGGGATTTAACGAAGGAGGACAGCTCACAGAAGCGGTTCGCCGTCGTCCCTACACCGTTGTTCTCTTTGACGAGATTGAGAAGGCCCATCCCGATGTCTTCAACTTGCTTCTGCAACTTCTCGAAGATGGTCGTCTAACCGATTCCAAAGGAAGGACCGTTGATTTCAAAAACACCTTGATCATCATGACTTCGAACATCGGTTCGAAAGTGATTGAAAAAGGTGGTGGTGGTTTAGGTTTCGAATTCTCTGGTGAAAATGCCGAAGAGAATCAATACAACAGAATCAAATCTCTTGTAAATGAGGAACTGAAGCAGTATTTCCGCCCTGAATTCCTTAACCGTCTTGATGAAATTATTGTCTTCCGTCAACTCAACCGTGAGGAGGTGAAAGACATTGCTGAAATCATGCTGAAAGAGGTCTTCGCTCGTATTGGCGACAAGGGAATCACCTTGACGGTGTCCAATGCTTTCAAAGAGCGGCTTGTGGAGGAGGGTTACAACCCTGCTTACGGCGCAAGACCTTTGCGTCGTGCCGTGATGCGTCTTCTCGAAGACAGCCTGGCAGAGGAAGTCCTCACCGGGCGCATCAAGGAAGGGGATTCCGCTGAAGTGGACATCGACCACGACAAAAAAGTGGTTGTTCGACACCTCAACACCACCACCCCAGTGACACCTCAACTGGCCAACGCTGGGGTTTGA
- a CDS encoding GNAT family N-acetyltransferase: MACLKLDARALNGLWNADHWERELSDPRRICVGIAEGSDNLSAVACGWIVLDELQITVVAVDPEHRRQGLGRTVLKQLLLDASSAGARQAFLDVAEDNHGALALYGALGFHTIGRRSGYYRNGKDALIQSLELQTDIKLN; this comes from the coding sequence TTGGCCTGCCTGAAACTCGATGCCCGAGCGCTCAATGGCCTTTGGAATGCCGACCATTGGGAGCGTGAACTCTCTGATCCCAGGCGCATTTGTGTCGGAATTGCCGAGGGCTCAGACAACTTGTCTGCAGTGGCCTGCGGCTGGATTGTCCTCGATGAGCTCCAAATCACCGTGGTTGCCGTTGATCCTGAGCATCGGCGCCAGGGACTGGGCCGAACTGTTTTGAAACAGCTGCTCCTGGACGCCAGCAGCGCCGGGGCAAGGCAGGCCTTTCTTGATGTGGCCGAAGACAACCATGGAGCCCTCGCTCTTTACGGGGCTTTGGGCTTCCACACCATTGGTCGCAGGTCTGGTTATTACCGCAACGGCAAGGACGCCTTGATTCAGTCCCTTGAGCTGCAAACAGACATCAAACTGAATTGA
- the lysA gene encoding diaminopimelate decarboxylase: MATPYESGCDPVSPNRNLAPVSAELDDQGRLMVGGCRLSELAERYGTPLYVLDEQSIRASAQEYREALKRHYPGDSLAVYASKAHSSLALTGLVASEGLGLDAVSAGELLTAFDGGMPPERMVLHGNNKSVEELALAYSHGVMVVADNQHDLDCLAELVPKGGAPVRLMLRFTPGIECHTHEYIRTGHLDSKFGFDPDQLQPVLTALAGCAWARVEGLHAHIGSQIFELDPHRDLAAVMADALKLARELGHPVRDLNVGGGLGIRYVESDDPPSIDAWVKVVAEAVTLACRERGLELPRLMCEPGRSLVASSGVTVYTVGARKVVPGIRTYVSVDGGMSDNPRPITYQSLYTACLADRPLATADETITLAGKHCESGDVLLKDLPFPTCRSGEVLVVLATGAYNLSMSSNYNRIPRPAAVLVHQGEAELIQRREQPEDLLRYDLMPDRLRSLK; encoded by the coding sequence ATGGCCACCCCTTATGAATCCGGCTGTGATCCCGTCAGCCCCAATCGAAATCTCGCTCCCGTCTCGGCTGAGCTTGATGATCAGGGCCGTCTGATGGTGGGGGGCTGCCGTCTGAGCGAACTCGCAGAGCGATACGGAACCCCGCTTTACGTCCTTGATGAGCAGAGCATTCGCGCTTCGGCTCAGGAATACCGCGAAGCCCTAAAGCGTCATTACCCCGGCGATTCCCTTGCCGTGTATGCATCAAAAGCCCATAGCTCCTTGGCCTTAACAGGACTCGTGGCCTCAGAAGGGCTGGGTCTTGATGCCGTTTCAGCTGGAGAGTTGCTCACAGCATTCGATGGAGGGATGCCGCCAGAACGCATGGTGCTGCATGGCAATAACAAGTCGGTGGAGGAGCTCGCCCTTGCCTACAGCCATGGCGTGATGGTGGTGGCTGATAACCAGCACGATCTGGATTGCCTCGCTGAGCTCGTTCCCAAGGGTGGAGCACCGGTTCGCTTGATGTTGCGTTTCACGCCGGGCATCGAGTGCCACACCCATGAGTACATCCGTACGGGGCATTTGGACAGCAAATTTGGGTTTGATCCCGATCAATTGCAGCCCGTGCTGACAGCGTTGGCCGGGTGTGCTTGGGCCCGTGTGGAAGGCCTACACGCGCACATTGGCTCGCAGATTTTTGAACTGGATCCGCATCGGGATTTGGCGGCTGTGATGGCAGATGCCCTCAAGTTGGCCCGTGAGCTCGGACATCCAGTGCGTGATCTCAATGTCGGCGGGGGGCTGGGAATTCGCTACGTCGAATCCGACGATCCACCGTCGATTGATGCCTGGGTCAAGGTGGTGGCTGAAGCCGTGACCTTGGCCTGCAGGGAGCGTGGTCTTGAGCTGCCGCGCTTGATGTGCGAGCCGGGTCGGTCTCTGGTGGCATCCAGTGGGGTGACGGTGTACACCGTGGGCGCACGCAAGGTGGTTCCTGGCATTCGCACCTATGTCTCCGTAGACGGTGGGATGAGCGACAACCCGCGTCCGATCACCTACCAGTCGCTCTATACGGCCTGTCTTGCTGATCGTCCCCTGGCAACGGCAGACGAAACGATCACCTTGGCCGGAAAGCACTGTGAATCCGGTGACGTGTTGCTCAAGGATCTGCCGTTTCCGACTTGCCGCAGTGGGGAGGTGCTCGTGGTTCTGGCGACGGGTGCCTACAACCTCTCGATGAGCTCGAACTACAACCGGATTCCAAGACCCGCGGCCGTGCTGGTGCATCAAGGCGAGGCGGAGCTGATTCAGCGGCGAGAACAGCCAGAGGATCTGCTTCGTTATGACCTGATGCCAGATCGCCTGCGCTCGTTAAAGTGA
- the cdaA gene encoding diadenylate cyclase CdaA, protein MAVLQLRLLIDVFCASALGFLLFTRVNEQRTLWLLRGYLFLVALAWFVKRFFNLPLTSTLVDALVLACSLSLAILWQGELRRLMELLGTGRLAVLLGNPQSKLRATASTVAQLTDAAGRLSKSRRGALIVVDLGSDLRPEDFLNPGVTVDAQLSSELLLNLFASDTPLHDGAVVLKGNRIISAGVILPLSRQGISRYGTRHLAALGITERFDRCICVVVSEETGTLSLANQGKLERPITSSRLQDLLTELMAAPVTSTPAKTGSSRSVKSASQDSSP, encoded by the coding sequence ATGGCGGTGTTGCAACTTCGCCTGCTGATCGACGTTTTCTGCGCCTCTGCTCTTGGTTTTCTTCTCTTTACGAGAGTCAACGAGCAGCGAACCCTTTGGCTGTTAAGGGGGTACCTGTTTCTTGTTGCTCTCGCTTGGTTCGTTAAACGGTTTTTCAATCTTCCGCTCACATCGACGTTGGTCGATGCCTTGGTTCTTGCCTGCTCGCTTTCTTTAGCCATCCTTTGGCAAGGGGAATTGCGCCGGCTGATGGAGCTTCTCGGCACCGGAAGGCTTGCCGTTTTGTTGGGGAATCCGCAAAGCAAGCTCAGAGCGACCGCCAGCACCGTTGCCCAACTCACGGATGCGGCAGGCCGGCTGTCCAAATCGCGCCGTGGTGCCTTGATCGTGGTGGATTTGGGTAGTGATTTGCGCCCCGAGGATTTCCTGAATCCAGGGGTGACCGTCGATGCTCAATTGAGCAGTGAACTCCTTCTCAACCTGTTTGCTTCTGACACCCCTCTTCATGACGGTGCTGTGGTGCTGAAGGGAAATCGCATTATTTCCGCTGGCGTGATCTTGCCGCTGTCGCGGCAAGGGATTAGCCGCTACGGCACCCGACACCTCGCGGCCTTAGGCATCACGGAACGCTTTGACCGCTGCATCTGCGTTGTGGTTTCGGAAGAAACAGGCACGCTGTCGCTCGCGAATCAGGGCAAGCTCGAACGTCCGATCACGAGTTCGCGTCTTCAGGATCTCTTGACCGAATTGATGGCGGCTCCCGTGACTTCAACGCCAGCGAAAACCGGGTCTTCACGTAGCGTGAAAAGTGCTTCCCAGGACTCATCGCCTTGA
- a CDS encoding isoprenyl transferase, whose protein sequence is MSQRLATSSDDARIEVCPAEINPQRLPAHVAVIMDGNGRWAQSRGLPRVMGHRAGVEALKATLRRCSDWGVKALTAYAFSTENWSRPGDEVNFLMTLFERVLERELQALEAERVRIRFLGDLEPLPSRLQSLIEEATKRTASNDGIHFNVCTNYGGRHELVIAARRLAQRAASGELDPAEIDEQTLAGELFTAGEIDPDLLIRTSGEHRISNFLLWQLAYAEIHVTDVLWPDFDRDALVGAFVDYQSRTRRFGGLVV, encoded by the coding sequence TTGAGTCAACGCTTGGCCACTAGTTCAGATGACGCTCGGATTGAGGTTTGTCCTGCCGAGATCAATCCTCAGCGTTTGCCGGCCCATGTAGCAGTGATCATGGATGGCAATGGACGCTGGGCCCAATCAAGGGGTTTGCCGCGGGTGATGGGGCATCGGGCAGGTGTTGAGGCTCTGAAAGCCACCTTGCGTCGCTGTAGCGATTGGGGTGTGAAGGCTCTCACCGCCTACGCCTTCTCCACGGAGAACTGGTCTCGCCCTGGCGACGAGGTGAATTTTTTAATGACGCTGTTTGAGCGGGTGCTCGAACGGGAGCTTCAGGCCTTAGAGGCGGAGAGGGTGCGGATCCGTTTTCTTGGTGATCTTGAGCCCCTGCCTTCCCGTCTTCAGTCCTTGATTGAGGAGGCGACAAAGCGCACGGCGTCCAACGATGGAATTCATTTCAACGTTTGCACCAATTACGGCGGACGGCATGAGCTGGTGATTGCTGCCAGACGGCTGGCTCAACGGGCAGCAAGTGGGGAGCTTGACCCTGCTGAGATCGACGAGCAGACCCTCGCAGGCGAATTGTTCACCGCCGGTGAAATCGATCCCGATCTCTTGATTCGCACCAGTGGGGAACATCGAATCAGCAATTTTTTGTTGTGGCAGCTTGCCTATGCCGAAATCCACGTCACCGATGTCCTCTGGCCCGATTTCGATCGTGATGCCTTAGTGGGTGCGTTTGTGGATTACCAAAGCCGAACCCGTCGCTTTGGGGGGTTAGTGGTCTAA
- the bioB gene encoding biotin synthase BioB, with product MTEAVEVRHDWTRSEIEALLDLPLMDLLWRAQGVHRASNPGYHVQLASLLSVKTGGCEEDCAYCPQSMHHSSDVTGQPELQVASVLERAKAAKQAGADRFCMGWAWREIREGAPFDAMLKMVSGVRALGMEACVTAGMLTDDQAQRLAEAGLTAYNHNLDTSPEHYDKIITTRTFQERLETLERVRQAGVTLCCGGIIGMGETVKDRASMLEVLASINPHPESVPINALVAVEGTPLEELPPIDPIELVRMIAVTRILMPSSRVRLSAGREQLSQEAQILCLQAGADSIFYGETLLTTGNPAVEADRALLRTAGVQANWHSPAAA from the coding sequence ATGACGGAAGCGGTTGAAGTGCGCCACGACTGGACGCGAAGCGAGATCGAAGCGCTTCTGGATCTTCCACTGATGGATTTGCTTTGGCGTGCGCAGGGGGTGCATCGTGCGTCCAACCCTGGCTATCACGTTCAGTTGGCCTCGCTTTTGAGCGTCAAAACCGGAGGCTGTGAAGAAGACTGCGCCTACTGCCCTCAATCGATGCATCACAGCAGTGATGTCACGGGGCAGCCCGAATTGCAGGTTGCTTCTGTTTTAGAGCGTGCCAAAGCAGCCAAGCAGGCAGGTGCGGATCGATTTTGCATGGGCTGGGCTTGGCGTGAAATCCGCGAGGGTGCCCCCTTCGATGCCATGTTGAAGATGGTGAGTGGCGTGCGTGCCCTGGGGATGGAAGCCTGCGTGACCGCCGGAATGCTCACCGATGACCAGGCCCAACGCCTCGCTGAAGCGGGTTTAACGGCGTACAACCACAACCTCGATACCAGTCCTGAGCACTACGACAAAATCATCACCACCCGCACCTTTCAAGAACGTCTGGAGACGCTTGAGCGGGTGCGTCAAGCGGGTGTGACCCTTTGCTGCGGCGGCATTATTGGCATGGGGGAAACCGTGAAGGATCGAGCCTCCATGCTGGAGGTGCTGGCGTCGATCAACCCCCATCCAGAAAGCGTTCCGATCAACGCCTTGGTGGCAGTGGAGGGCACTCCGCTCGAAGAACTCCCTCCCATCGATCCGATCGAGCTCGTGCGCATGATTGCTGTCACGAGGATCCTGATGCCAAGCAGTCGGGTTCGTCTGAGCGCGGGTCGGGAACAGCTCAGCCAGGAGGCTCAGATTTTGTGTTTGCAGGCTGGTGCAGATTCGATTTTTTATGGTGAAACGCTGCTCACGACGGGAAACCCTGCTGTGGAGGCTGACCGTGCCCTGCTTCGTACGGCCGGAGTGCAGGCCAACTGGCACTCCCCTGCGGCTGCCTGA